Proteins encoded in a region of the Coffea eugenioides isolate CCC68of chromosome 4, Ceug_1.0, whole genome shotgun sequence genome:
- the LOC113768148 gene encoding dnaJ homolog subfamily B member 7 isoform X2, with translation MAAADDKRSDFYAVLGLKKECSAAELKNAYKKLALKWHPDRCSTSGNPKRVEEAKKKFQAIQEAYSVLSDANKRFLYDVGVYDCDDEDDENGMGDFLNEMAAMMSQNKSKENQEESFEELQELFEEMFQSDVEAFASCSSQSTTPKPPFASCSGTYNAKNKRNSSEMSPSSSQVEGTQFNGFCIGTGGTSGRNQDGKRNRGKNAGKYWRQ, from the exons ATGGCTGCAGCAGATGATAAAAGAAGTGATTTTTATGCTGTTTTGGGGCTGAAGAAGGAATGCAGTGCTGCAGAGCTCAAGAATGCTTACAAGAAACTCGCACTG AAATGGCATCCAGATCGTTGCTCGACATCCGGGAATCCGAAGCGCGTGGAGGAGGCCAAGAAGAAATTTCAGGCAATTCAAGAAGCCTATTCTG TACTTTCGGACGCCAACAAAAGGTTTCTGTACGACGTAGGAGTTTACGACTGTGACGATGAGGACGACGAAAAT GGAATGGGAGACTTTCTCAACGAAATGGCGGCCATGATGAGCCAAAACAAGTCCAAG GAAAATCAGGAAGAGAGCTTTGAGGAATTGCAAGAGCTGTTTGAGGAGATGTTCCAAAGTGATGTCGAGGCATTTGCTTCCTGTTCTTCGCAAAGTACGACGCCTAAACCACCATTTGCATCGTGCAGTGGGACTTACAATGctaaaaacaagagaaattcCTCAGAAATGAGCCCAAGTAGTTCTCAGGTGGAGGGTACTCAGTTCAATGGATTTTGTATAGGG ACAGGTGGAACATCAGGGAGAAACCAGGATGGGAAGAGGAACCGGGGCAAGAACGCGGGGAAGTATTGGAGGCAGTAG
- the LOC113768262 gene encoding probable complex I intermediate-associated protein 30 isoform X2: MSRFRGLWQASVNATKKALTWNVDDWIPPSEKYIFSFNSKDELKKWHLYSDSEYGGIFSGNLSSDLSEGSRWNISRSGFCGMRSRKFDGFIDLESYDTIALKLKGDGRCYISTIYTENWVNSPAQHEDNSWQAFVFVPKDNWYIAKIPIARYLPTWRGNVIDANLEMNPSRVVGMSFSVNAEGGVPGARTGPGDFRVEIDWIKAFRTQ; the protein is encoded by the exons ATGTCAAGGTTCCGTGGATTATGGCAGGCTTCTGTTAATGCTACTAAAAAAG CTCTAACTTGGAACGTCGATGACTGGATTCCACCAAGTGAAAAATACATATTTAGCTTTAATTCAAAGGATGAGCTTAAAAAGTGGCATCTCTATTCCGATTCCGAGTATGGAG GAATATTTTCTGGGAACCTTTCTTCTGATCTTTCTGAGGGTTCAAGGTGGAACATCAGTCGAAGTGGCTTCTGTGGCATGCGTTCTAGAAAG TTTGATGGCTTTATTGACTTGGAATCATATGACACAATAGCTCTAAAACTTAAAGGAGATGGGAGATGCTATATTTCTACT ATTTATACGGAGAATTGGGTGAATTCTCCAGCACAACATGAAGATAACTCGTGGCAAGCATTTGTCTTTGTGCCTAAAGACAACTGGTATATAGCTAAG ATACCCATTGCTCGGTATTTGCCAACGTGGAGAGGGAATGTTATTGACGCAAATTTGGAGATGAATCCTTCTCGAGTTGTTGGCATGTCGTTTTCTGTTAACGCAGAAGGTGGAGTTCCAGGTGCTAGGACTGGTCCAGGTGATTTTCGAGTGGAAATCGATTGGATCAAAGCCTTTAGAACGCAGTGA
- the LOC113768262 gene encoding probable complex I intermediate-associated protein 30 isoform X1, with the protein MSRFRGLWQASVNATKKALTWNVDDWIPPSEKYIFSFNSKDELKKWHLYSDSEYGGLSTASLEIKNVGNASSVTTGIFSGNLSSDLSEGSRWNISRSGFCGMRSRKFDGFIDLESYDTIALKLKGDGRCYISTIYTENWVNSPAQHEDNSWQAFVFVPKDNWYIAKIPIARYLPTWRGNVIDANLEMNPSRVVGMSFSVNAEGGVPGARTGPGDFRVEIDWIKAFRTQ; encoded by the exons ATGTCAAGGTTCCGTGGATTATGGCAGGCTTCTGTTAATGCTACTAAAAAAG CTCTAACTTGGAACGTCGATGACTGGATTCCACCAAGTGAAAAATACATATTTAGCTTTAATTCAAAGGATGAGCTTAAAAAGTGGCATCTCTATTCCGATTCCGAGTATGGAG GTCTGTCTACAGCATCTCTAGAAATCAAAAATGTTGGAAATGCATCAAGTGTTACTACCG GAATATTTTCTGGGAACCTTTCTTCTGATCTTTCTGAGGGTTCAAGGTGGAACATCAGTCGAAGTGGCTTCTGTGGCATGCGTTCTAGAAAG TTTGATGGCTTTATTGACTTGGAATCATATGACACAATAGCTCTAAAACTTAAAGGAGATGGGAGATGCTATATTTCTACT ATTTATACGGAGAATTGGGTGAATTCTCCAGCACAACATGAAGATAACTCGTGGCAAGCATTTGTCTTTGTGCCTAAAGACAACTGGTATATAGCTAAG ATACCCATTGCTCGGTATTTGCCAACGTGGAGAGGGAATGTTATTGACGCAAATTTGGAGATGAATCCTTCTCGAGTTGTTGGCATGTCGTTTTCTGTTAACGCAGAAGGTGGAGTTCCAGGTGCTAGGACTGGTCCAGGTGATTTTCGAGTGGAAATCGATTGGATCAAAGCCTTTAGAACGCAGTGA
- the LOC113767831 gene encoding uncharacterized protein LOC113767831, whose amino-acid sequence MKPTRSKSRKALTIGAEQSNAAQPEDISEGQEPPRTQPANEEAITRMAEFVTENPNIFEELGRYLKRQGKQKAEPSKRKSDGSPEGSSDEESDGRRLSRSASKRAFSKATSKVASLTKAFSRGLLGRRPEEEPRFLGTPGVNYMRAPPFTDDINEERLPPNFKLPSIPSYDGRGDPENHIHAFISAFRLYCIPDPVICRAFPVFLQGTARKWFWGLEPRSISTLGELVERFLHRFISSRPTIRTSAYLLNMQQNPGESLRLYVQRFNEESVQIPDPNEQVITAALTHGLVSGVLNTGIHKKYPRTLHELWSKVEKGIQAENLNRMKKEVQAARPRADPRRGKELGRSETGTGSGFQSPGRDRRSVFDRISKGKTPIPESELTPLNTSRSRVLSVREQNNLGKAPPKTYSSKDKRNSNLYCLYHRDIGHETEDCNDLKKEIENLIRQGHLKQFIRRGGGYGPNIAGVINTIAGGPTGGDSQNSRKRTDRQANPDPAESSSRLSEVITYGSSDPVSTASSSHEALVIELLTNNYIVKKVYIDPESSVDVMYLRTFESLKLARDRMTPVRTPLVGFGGHVVHPEGMVTLTVTVGCHPRCRTLPVNFVVVKADSPYNLLLGRPMLNALRAVYSTYHLSFKFPTPAVVAEVSSDVCAARECYLATLQAASPSTSSARSERGSDILSIDCIYPQQTVKLQRLETGDEVEDIPLDPVNPDQTIRVGICLPDSIKEGMVSLLREYRDVFAWAADEVEGVPHHLIIHELNVDPQARPVKQKRRHLGPERSQAVGEEVDKLLPAKIIREFQYPTWLSNPVMVKKDTGAWRMCVDFTDLNKACPKDCYPLPKVDTLVDSAMGYEVLCFLDAFKGYHQIGMSPEDQEKTAFYTDRDTYCYATMPFGLKNAGATYQRLVNQAFKSQIGRNVETYVDDILLKSQTTSSFLSDLREVFEVLRKTRMMLNPKKCVFGVTSGKFLGYLVSRRGIEANPDKVKAIQEMSPPRCIRDVQRLTGRLAALNRFLSQSASKALPFFKVLKKADGFSWTEKCQQAFEQLKEYLHHLPTLTSPRPGDKLFLYLSAAVEAISVVLIREEGVQMPVYYVSRVLRGLETRYTQAKKLVLALIHAARRLKPYFLAHHICLSTDQPLRQVLSRPEASGRLTKWAIELGEYDLSYEPRAAIKAQPLADFLAELTFDKVKEAIPAPAESQRWILHVDGSSNSEGSGAGLLLEDPQGEICSYALRFDFAASNNEAEYEAVIAGLQLARKLGAAHILVYSDSQLVVCQILGEYEAREEAMHRYLSKVLQLVTHFESFEIQRIPRSQNRRADALSRLASTSFSDLNKTVLVEVLAKPGYVGEVVCLIYPGDTWMGPLVRFLSRGELPEDRAESRKLQRKAARYALRGDLLYKRSYLDPWLRCITPEEGERILQDIHGGLCGAHVGYRMLVKKALLLGYFWPTMRVDAQVMVLSCPSCNFVYAVVAVDYFTKWVEAEPLRSITGAAVQKFFWKSVVCRFGLPRVIISDNGRQFADNPFKTWCQNLGIKQHFTSVGHPQANGHAENFNRTLRHGLKTRLHRVGSSWVEELPSVLWSYRTTPRSATQETPFSLTYGSEAVVPAEFITPNPRMAAYAAEVNEEERRVDLDLAEEKRDMAAAKVAIYKNILTGYYNARVKHLRFNPGDLVLRKNSVSRAETQGKLTPKWEGPYRVVESSENGYCKLAYRDGSRVPRTWHAENLKMYYP is encoded by the exons atgaaGCCTACGCGTTCTAAGAGCAGAAAAGCTCTCACCATTGGTGCTGAGCAAAGCAATGCAGCCCAACCGGAAGATATTTCAGAAGGGCAAGAGCCCCCAAGGACTCAGCCCGCAAACGAAGAGGCCATAACACGTATGGCCGAGTTTGTAACCGAGAACCCCAACATCTTTGAGGAGTTGGGGAGGTACCTAAAAAGGCAGGGCAAGCAGAAAGCTGAGCCCTCCAAAAGGAAGTCAGATGGATCCCCTGAAGGTTCATCTGACGAGGAATCTGATGGGAGGCGCCTAAGCCGAAGTGCTTCAAAGCGGGCATTTTCTAAGGCCACTTCTAAGGTAGCCTCCCTGACCAAGGCATTTTCCCGAGGACTTCTAGGGCGAAGACCTGAGGAAGAACCTCGATTTTTGGGAACGCCCGGGGTGAATTACATGAGAGCCCCACCTTTTACTGACGACATCAACGAGGAAAGGCTTCCTCCCAATTTCAAGCTTCCCTCTATACCATCTTATGACGGCCGAGGTGATCCCGAGAATCACATCCACGCCTTCATCTCGGCTTTCCGTTTATACTGCATCCCTGACCCAGTCATATGCCGAGCTTTTCCAGTGTTCCTCCAGGGCACTGCTCGAAAATGGTTCTGGGGATTAGAACCTAGGAGCATCTCCACCCTGGGGGAACTGGTGGAAAGATTTCTCCACCGATTCATCTCCTCCCGACCTACGATCAGGACCTCGGCTTACCTGCTGAACATGCAGCAGAACCCGGGAGAATCACTTCGGTTGTACGTTCAGAGGTTCAATGAAGAAAGCGTCCAAATACCTGACCCCAATGAGCAGGTCATCACAGCTGCTTTGACCCATGGACTTGTATCCGGGGTATTAAACACGGGGATCCACAAGAAATATCCCCGCACACTCCATGAACTATGGTCGAAGGTCGAAAAGGGCATACAAGCCGAGAACCTCAATCGCATGAAGAAAGAAGTCCAAGCTGCTCGCCCGAGGGCTGACCCCCGAAGAGGGAAGGAGCTTGGCCGAAGTGAAACAGGGACAGGAAGCGGCTTTCAGAGTCCCGGCCGAGATCGCCGTAGTGTGTTCGATAGGATCTCCAAGGGGAAGACGCCCATTCCTGAGTCCGAACTGACTCCCTTGAACACCTCCCGATCTCGCGTGCTGTCTGTAAGGGAACAAAACAACCTCGGGAAGGCCCCTCCCAAAACGTACAGCAGCAAAGacaagaggaactcgaacctCTACTGTCTGTACCACCGGGACATCGGGCATGAAACTGAGGACTGCAACGATCTTAAAAAGGAGATCGAGAACCTCATCAGACAGGGCCACCTGAAGCAGTTCATCCGCCGAGGTGGAG GGTACGGACCCAACATAGCCGGGGTCATCAATACAATTGCCGGAGGTCCGACGGGAGGAGATAGCCAGAACTCCCGGAAGAGGACCGACAGGCAGGCTAACCCGGATCCGGCTGAGTCGAGTTCTCGTCTATCCGAGGTGATCACTTACGGGTCTAGTGACCCCGTCTCAACTGCTTCGAGCAGTCATGAGGCCTTGGTGATTGAGTTGCTCACCAACAATTATATCGTCAAAAAGGTCTATATTGACCCGGAGAGCTCGGTGGACGTCATGTACCTCCGTACGTTTGAGAGCCTCAAATTGGCCCGGGATCGCATGACCCCGGTAAGGACTCCTCTTGTAGGCTTCGGGGGACATGTTGTGCATCCCGAAGGGATGGTGACCCTGACGGTAACCGTGGGATGCCACCCCCGTTGCCGGACTCTTCCTGTCAACTTCGTCGTGGTAAAGGCCGACTCCCCGTACAACCTCCTCCTAGGTCGGCCCATGCTTAATGCTCTGCGGGCGGTATATTCTACCTACCACCTGAGCTTTAAGTTTCCTACTCCCGCGGTTGTTGCCGAGGTCAGCAGCGACGTTTGTGCTGCCCGAGAATGCTACCTCGCTACTCTACAGGCAGCCTCCCCATCTACCTCCAGTGCAAGGTCCGAAAGGGGGTCGGACATTCTCTCGATTGACTGCATCTACCCTCAACAAACGGTGAAACTCCAGAGGCTGGAAACCGGAGATGAGGTGGAAGATATTCCCCTGGATCCCGTGAATCCGGACCAAACGATCCGCGTCGGTATCTGTTTGCCTGACTCAATTAAGGAAGGGATGGTGAGTCTTCTCAGAGAATACCGGGACGTCTTTGCTTGGGCCGCAGATGAGGTCGAAGGAGTCCCGCATCACCTCATAATACACGAGCTCAATGTTGACCCGCAAGCACGCCCGGTCAAACAAAAAAGGAGGCACCTCGGCCCTGAGCGTAGCCAAGCTGTTGGTGAAGAGGTGGACAAGCTCCTACCTGCAAAAATAATCCGGGAATTCCAATATCCGACTTGGTTGTCCAACCCGGTCATGGTCAAGAAGGACACAGGAGCCTGGAGGATGTGCGTCGACTTCACCGACCTCAATAAGGCCTGCCCCAAAGACTGTTACCCCTTGCCCAAGGTCGACACTTTGGTGGACTCGGCAATGGGTTATGAGGTCCTCTGTTTCCTTGATGCCTTTAAAGGGTATCACCAAATCGGAATGAGTCCAGAGGACCAGGAGAAGACGGCCTTCTACACTGACCGAGACACCTATTGCTACGCCAccatgccctttggactaaagAATGCCGGGGCCACGTACCAACGCTTGGTCAACCAAGCCTTCAAATCTCAGATCGGGCGAAATGTCGAAACCTACGTGGACGACATTCTCCTCAAGAGCCAGACGACCTCTTCCTTCCTCTCTGACCTGAGAGAAGTCTTTGAGGTCCTACGGAAGACGCGGATGATGCTGAACCCCAAGAAATGCGTCTTCGGGGTCACTTCGGGAAAATTTCTTGGCTACCTCGTCTCGAGACGGGGTATCGAAGCAAACCCAGACAAGGTGAAAGCCATTCAAGAAATGTCTCCACCTCGGTGCATCCGTGATGTCCAGAGGCTGACGGGGCGGTTGGCCGCCCTGAATCGGTTCTTATCGCAATCAGCTTCCAAGGCATTGCCATTTTTCAAGGTCTTAAAAAAGGCCGACGGCTTCTCCTGGACCGAGAAATGTCAACAGGCCTTCGAACAACTGAAAGAATATCTCCACCACCTCCCAACACTCACCTCACCTCGTCCAGGGGATAAGTTATTCTTGTACTTATCTGCTGCAGTCGAAGCGATAAGTGTCGTGTTGATAAGGGAGGAAGGTGTACAGATGCCCGTTTATTATGTCAGCCGAGTCCTCCGAGGTCTGGAGACCAGATACACTCAGGCGAAGAAGCTCGTGCTGGCCTTAATCCATGCAGCTCGTAGGCTTAAGCCCTACTTTCTAGCCCATCACATATGCCTGAGCACTGACCAACCACTTCGGCAAGTATTGTCACGGCCAGAGGCTTCTGGACGCCTCACCAAGTGGGCTATCGAGCTGGGGGAGTACGACCTGTCTTACGAACCTCGCGCAGCAATCAAAGCTCAGCCTCTTGCGGACTTTCTAGCCGAGCTCACCTTTGATAAAGTAAAGGAAGCCATCCCGGCTCCTGCCGAGTCCCAACGGTGGATCCTACATGTGGATGGCTCGTCTAACAGTGAGGGTAGTGGAGCAGGCTTGCTCCTCGAAGACCCCCAAGGAGAAATATGTTCATACGCTCTGAGGTTTGACTTCGCTGCTTCCAATAACGAGGCTGAATACGAAGCTGTCATTGCCGGCCTGCAATTAGCTCGTAAGCTTGGGGCCGCGCACATCTTGGTCTATAGTGACTCTCAGCTCGTCGTGTGCCAAATACTAGGCGAATACGAGGCCAGGGAAGAGGCGATGCATCGTTACCTCTCCAAGGTCCTCCAACTGGTGACACACTTCGAGTCTTTTGAAATCCAAAGAATACCGCGGTCACAGAACAGGAGGGCAGATGCCCTCTCTCGGCTCGCTTCTACCTCCTTCTCTGACCTGAACAAGACGGTTCTTGTGGAAGTCTTGGCCAAGCCAGGATATGTGGGGGAAGTTGTATGTCTCATTTACCCAGGGGACACCTGGATGGGACCACTGGTTCGATTTCTCAGCCGAGGTGAACTTCCCGAAGACCGAGCCGAATCCCGGAAACTGCAACGTAAAGCAGCTCGGTACGCTCTCCGGGGCGATCTCCTGTACAAGAGGTCATACCTCGACCCGTGGCTGCGATGTATTACTCCGGAAGAAGGGGAGAGGAtcttacaagacattcatgGAGGACTCTGTGGTGCTCATGTTGGCTACAGGATGCTCGTTAAAAAAGCTTTGCTGCTCGGATACTTCTGGCCCACCATGAGGGTGGATGCCCAGGTCATGGTCCTTAGCTGTCCTTCTT GCAATTTTGTATATGCGGTGGTGGCGGTGGACTACTTCACCAAGTGGGTTGAGGCCGAGCCTTTGAGAAGCATTACCGGAGCAGCAGTTCAAAAATTCTTCTGGAAGAGCGTCGTTTGTCGCTTCGGCCTACCCCGGGTGATCATCTCGGATAATGGAAGGCAATTTGCTGATAACCCTTTCAAGACGTGGTGTCAAAACCTGGGAATTAAACAGCATTTCACTTCGGTAGGACACCCTCAAGCTAACGGACATGCCGAAAACTTCAACCGCACTCTCCGCCATGGCCTCAAAACCAGACTACACCGAGTTGGATCGTCATGGGTGGAAGAACTCCCCAGCGTCTTGTGGTCTTACAGGACCACCCCGAGGTCGGCAACCCAAGAGACCCCATTTTCTTTGACGTATGGGTCTGAAGCTGTGGTTCCAGCCGAGTTCATAACGCCGAACCCGCGGATGGCCGCATATGCTGCCGAAGTCAACGAGGAAGAACGGCGAGTTGACCTCGACCTTGCCGAGGAGAAACGTGATATGGCCGCGGCCAAAGTTGCTATCTATAAGAATATCCTAACTGGTTACTATAATGCTCGGGTCAAACACTTACGTTTCAACCCGGGAGACCTTGTGCTCCGGAAGAACTCGGTCAGCCGAGCTGAAACTCAGGGCAAACTGACTCCTAAGTGGGAGGGACCCTACCGCGTTGTCGAGTCCAGCGAAAATGGATACTGTAAATTGGCATACCGAGATGGGTCTCGGGTGCCCCGAACTTGGCACGCCGAAAATCTTAAGATGTATTACCCTTGA
- the LOC113768148 gene encoding dnaJ homolog subfamily B member 7 isoform X1 — protein sequence MAAADDKRSDFYAVLGLKKECSAAELKNAYKKLALKWHPDRCSTSGNPKRVEEAKKKFQAIQEAYSVLSDANKRFLYDVGVYDCDDEDDENGMGDFLNEMAAMMSQNKSKENQEESFEELQELFEEMFQSDVEAFASCSSQSTTPKPPFASCSGTYNAKNKRNSSEMSPSSSQVEGTQFNGFCIGVEHQGETRMGRGTGARTRGSIGGSRRNGRKQKVCFGDDVSFNKYPSNFF from the exons ATGGCTGCAGCAGATGATAAAAGAAGTGATTTTTATGCTGTTTTGGGGCTGAAGAAGGAATGCAGTGCTGCAGAGCTCAAGAATGCTTACAAGAAACTCGCACTG AAATGGCATCCAGATCGTTGCTCGACATCCGGGAATCCGAAGCGCGTGGAGGAGGCCAAGAAGAAATTTCAGGCAATTCAAGAAGCCTATTCTG TACTTTCGGACGCCAACAAAAGGTTTCTGTACGACGTAGGAGTTTACGACTGTGACGATGAGGACGACGAAAAT GGAATGGGAGACTTTCTCAACGAAATGGCGGCCATGATGAGCCAAAACAAGTCCAAG GAAAATCAGGAAGAGAGCTTTGAGGAATTGCAAGAGCTGTTTGAGGAGATGTTCCAAAGTGATGTCGAGGCATTTGCTTCCTGTTCTTCGCAAAGTACGACGCCTAAACCACCATTTGCATCGTGCAGTGGGACTTACAATGctaaaaacaagagaaattcCTCAGAAATGAGCCCAAGTAGTTCTCAGGTGGAGGGTACTCAGTTCAATGGATTTTGTATAGGG GTGGAACATCAGGGAGAAACCAGGATGGGAAGAGGAACCGGGGCAAGAACGCGGGGAAGTATTGGAGGCAGTAGGAGAAACGGCAGGAAGCAGAAAGTTTGTTTTGGTGATGACGTCTCCTTCAATAAGTATCCTAGTAATTTCTTCTAG
- the LOC113768263 gene encoding 17.4 kDa class III heat shock protein has protein sequence MSTVVEAINHLFNFPETLDKFMLNSSSRAGEGAGSVANDSRGGVGSLPAVDILDSPKAYVFYVDVPGLSKSDIQVTLEDENTLVIRSNGKRKREDGEEEGCKYIRLERSAPPKLSRKFRLPDNANATAISAKCENGVLTVTVEKLPPPPKSKTVQVAIS, from the exons ATGAGCACTGTGGTGGAAGCAATAAATCATCTTTTCAATTTCCCAGAAACCCTTGACAAATTCATGCTCAATTCGTCTTCCCGGGCAGGGGAAGGGGCTGGCAGTGTTGCCAATGACAGCAGGGGAGGAGTAGGTTCCCTCCCAGCAGTTGACATTCTTGATTCGCCCAAGGCTTACGTCTTCTACGTGGATGTTCCTGGCTTGTCCAAGTCTGACATTCAG GTGACTTTGGAAGATGAGAACACATTGGTGATCCGGAGTAATGGGAAGAGGAAGCGTGAAGATGGCGAAGAGGAAGGCTGCAAGTACATAAGGTTGGAGAGGAGTGCACCCCCGAAGTTGTCGAGGAAGTTCAGATTACCCGACAATGCTAATGCGACTGCCATTTCTGCCAAATGTGAAAATGGGGTCTTGACCGTGACTGTGGAGAAGCTGCCTCCTCCGCCCAAGTCCAAGACCGTTCAAGTTGCTATTTCCTAG